The sequence below is a genomic window from Cygnus olor isolate bCygOlo1 chromosome 7, bCygOlo1.pri.v2, whole genome shotgun sequence.
CTGCACTGGGCATGCATGTTTCAAAAGTCCCTCACAGGAGAACAATCTCTGTGAATCAGGAGATAACGGGGTTAGGGCTGATCTTAGTCCGCAACAGTCCCTGGAAGAAAAAGTAAGGCTGGTGAAGCAAGTGcaagagaaggaagaactgCTTCGAAGACTAAAACTGGTCAAGATGTACCGATCTAAGGTGAGGAGAACCTCTGAAAAAGCTCTTCTAAATCGCCCTTTGAAGTGAAATGGAGTCAAATCTTCATTTACTGATTTAAGTTACAATACTGAACCATTTGGTTTGTGTGGTATTTGTGTATTATCTCAGTTCTAAGCGTATTATAAAAGTAGATTGTTGCAGAGTATGAAACTGATTTGTCATTTGCTGAGATGTCTTTTTTTGTCCCAATTTCAGAACAACCTGTCTGAACTGCAGGCTTTGATAGTGAAATGGAGAAGCAGTACCCAGCTGATGCTCTATGAGCTACAGTCAGCTTTTTCTGCAGATGGCAAGAAAGCAAGTCTCAGTCAACTGATAGATTCTTTTGGATTAGAAGACCAGTTACTGCACTACAGCAGAACAGAAGAAGATTTTGTGGACACCTAATCAACTGGTGCAAAGCTTTCAATTACACACATGCATAAGCAGAAAAGACTGAATAAATTCTGATAACCGTAGAAGTGACAATCAGACAATGAACTTTGTTTTGCCAGGAGGTTTTCTCATGACCTACTGGTGAAAGTGTACATGGATACGGCAGGCAGTGTACAAGGCGTTACTTAAGGGAAAAGATTGAACTCATGCTGACTTCTGGAAAACACAGTCGTTTGCAGATGCTGGTCAAAACACTTGCCTTCAGGGGAACTGTTCCTCCCAACCCTTCAGCCACAGCCAGTGGTAGTAGAAGGGAAGGCAAGAAAATTGGAATTGACATCTGTCTGCCGTACTACATTATGTGaaagctgcagtgtttttttatttcctttgtataAGAAAAGCGCTCCCTTGTCTAATGAAGTGCTTCCAACGACAACATTGCTTACCTTTCTGCAGTAAAGCtgaataaaacagcatttcatttatCCTCCAATAAACGTTGTCtcttcaaactgtttttctataattattttaatttgaaattgcttattttctcacttctgtgGGCATATCGGTATGACTCTTAAGCTTTTATTCTCCTTAAAATCATCACTTATCTAGTGTAACAATATGTAAATCTCTACCTGTTCTACAATGCTCCCTGCTGCGAATAATTTTTTATATGCAATCACAGTTGTCATTGGCCGTACCTTAACTGTTTAGTACGTATactatttttcccattttccttaaTAAGGAGTAATTTCTTATATACCTCAAGcggaaagaaaatcacagatcAAATAGTTCATTGTAACACTGATAGGTCTCATTAGACTTAAGTTTGGAGTCACAAGAATTCTTGCTCTTAAGAATACTGAATGTTGCTGCCTGCTGAGACTTACTGAAGAGTGACCTTTATTACTGATCACAGTTTGAGGATTAAGAAACTATTCCTTTTTGCCTCTCTAGCTTACTGAGAAATGATGATGGGCCTTCCTGATAAGGGTACTTCTTTTCCCTGAGACCTTTGGGAAATTTGTAATTCCCCTGCTTCTCCTACGGAAGGttcaacaggaggaaaaaaaaaatgttgcaagaaGAGGGCAAGATATAATTAGAATCCTTAGAGACCTCAGTTACAGGTGATAAAGCAAAAAAGCAGCTGTAGTGAGGTTAAAACAGAAGTAGTCTTCCTTGTAAACATAGAACTTTGCTGAACCTAAGGTATCAAAGTTAATTAACGTTCTTAGAAAGGGGTAAGTTCAGATTTTATGTGAATTTatggaagtggaagaaaaagcatgGAAGAGATAAACAATTAGTAGATGTAAAATCACATCTTTCTTGCAgtacttcatttcaaaatgtccTCCAGTTGCATATTGGACACTAAGGAAATGCATTCCGCAATTAcatcttccatttattttctgtaatgaactatatgtttatataaccaaaacagcagaaatatatCACGTGAACCGAAATAGATTGCAGATAATATTAGGTATAAAATGTATGAAACAGATAAACATGCATCTTTCCAACtggtattattttaaaagaaattacagaagaaaGTGTTGAGAGTTCAGGGAGAAAAGGTGTATGTCCAAACTCTGGGTCTTAGACAAGAGCAGTTTCTTATACATCTACCAGGACTGGGATTTTTAAAGAATAGGGAATGTTCTTGATCTCAGTCTTTCAGCTTCTGCCTGAAGAATTCcaaactgtttttcctgttcctttatGAGATCCCGCAGgtttttctgcttcaaaatctCTCGGTAACGCTGCTTTGCATTCCTTTCAGAAATACGCTGTATGTctgcataaaacaaaatgcaaggGTCACCCTGTACATATAGTGGATGCATAGTCTTTATACTGGACCTGCTCCAGAGTTATTCCATGTTCTGTATAAAATAGGCaagcattttaagaaaaggcTCATAGTTAGCTTTAAGAGTCTTTAGAGTAgtgaataaagcaaaaaaaaataaatcaaaaaaggCACTGGTTGCACACCCAatgttttaaaaccattttactAGTGAAAAGAACTATACAGTTTTCCTTATAATGCATACCCTTCTCAGCTTCTTGGTCCTCTCTTCACTTGACTGCATGGAAAGTCAATTAACTTTGGCTACAGAAGCACCAATCTCTAGGTATGATCGTATGTAAATAGCATTAAATAAGTTGTGGTAGAAAAGCTAATTGTGCATGTAGTGTAATAGATAGGAATTTCTTGTCCCTTAGTTGATGCTGATGGAGAATAGGACTGTCTAGCTTGGGAgttgttttctgaatgttctTTGCTTGTGACTTAAAGTGCGTTACTGTGACTCACCAGCTGCCCGAGAGATATGCCTCCTTTCTGAAACAGACACAAGCATTTCCTTTAGCTGAAGGCTGAGCTCATAGTTTGCTTGCTCTTTTAAAGCGATGCACTTCGCCAACTCTCTAATTCTTTTCTGACGATTCTTCGTATTTTTCTTGTGCAGCTGTCCATTTCCaaaagaataaagcaaacacatgaaataatacaaaagaCAAACTTTTGATGGAAGCCTACAATCTTCAAAACTGCGTTGTAGCTCAGttcattttcatgtgctttgattttcttgctttattttgtataaCGTCTTTCACAGATTGCAGTCCagtattgtcctggtttcagttaggacggagttaattttcctcctagtagctggtagggtgctatgttttggattaggatcactctctgggatgggggagagtgagcgaacggctgtgtggtgtttagctgccagccggcCTAAACCACAACAAGTATGCTTTATGGAGTTCTAATACAAGTAGCAGACAAGGAACATATAGGTATGGGtcaaggagagagagagattaaataCAGAACTTGAAAGGCTAAGCAGGGAAAGGAAGTCAGTGGAACCAGTGCATTGAAAATACTTCCTTGGCTGCCAGGCACTGTGGAAGATAGGCTATTGTGCTGATGCTGTCTTGAAGGGCTGTAAAGGGCCAGGGTAAATACTGAAGATTGAAaaggaacacagagaaaatggaagctGATGTCAGCTACAGTAACCTGGAGAAAATCCAGCGGAATCCTTTACAGACAAGGATAATCATAATTTAAATGTTGAAATAGGTAAGGGAGCCAGCAAATCGGATTGTTGTGTCTGTGTTATTTTGAATATAGGAGGGTAGTGATATTATGAACAGACTGGTACTCCTACAGAGAAACAGCTCTAGGCAACTTGAAAAAACTGTTCAAAGTCAGATGAATAAATACATaggtgtatatatgtatatatacattcatCTGTGTGTGCTGTTGTGGCTGTGCTTTAACAGTCCTTGAGTTAGCTGAAGAGGTGGTATGCCTACATGGGATGCTGTTACTCCTTACAAACACCTTTTGCTAATGAAGGAGAGGGGTTGCATTTAAACTAACGACATCTCTCAAATGTGGTGGTTCACTTAGGAATAATTACCTTATCCATGACATCAAGAGTCTGCTTCATCACTGAAATGCGGTGGGCAATGTGACTGTCATAGTTCAGCATGGTTAGGAACTGAGcattgaaaacagaaggaaatgaggTTGTTAAGCCTTTTTTGTTCTCAACAATTCCACACTTCTGTAAAGACACTCATGATACatgaaactcaaaaaaaaaccagaattCGGCACAGTGGAAAACCTTACTAGTGATcataaatgtacattttaaagatAGTCTTGTCATACAATAGACCATGCAGCCGTTAAAAAGCATTGTACGTTTTGATGGAAACAAAGACCATACGAATTTGTTGTGAggttgtcaaaaaaaaataaaaagatatactTTTACTTATAAGGTAGTCAAAGCTAGCACAGGTGGAGGCCAAAGGTGTGTAGAAGACAGGTTTCTGTGGATATAacatttatctttctgaaaaaacatTCCACCAAACTGACAGGGAAAAGTTCTGTGGTTTGTCTCCAgttaaaagaagagaaacagaaaatacccAGGAGGCTCCTTGCGTACAGCACCAAATTGCTTTCATTCGCTTTTTCTACGAACAGCCCTCATTCCAGGCATTGCCAGGTCCTGGCCCCCATGTGTTTCTCTGAGccatctttctttctgctcctgtCATGGTCTCTGTTGCCCTTCCTACTAGCCCCACATTTCTACTCAAAAATGCCATTGCTATGGGCAAGGACAAGTCTAACTCACACACAGTGCATCTCTTTAAATGAAGTTTGGCATTAACAGTGACACCCTGGTGATAAATTTGTTGCAAGAACTTTTCAGTGTATTGTCACATCACCTCTTCAGAAAGCTATTTTGTTGATGTTAATTACAGAAGTCCCCTGGCTGTGATTCAGAAATGAACAAGAAGTTTGGACAGGCAGAACTAATGAAGCCTAAGCAGAACAGATGTTTGGGTTTTCTTCTAATCTTTTGATTGAATTGCAATATCTTTACCCACTCTccaatattctttattttcctgttatagCTCTCCCCACTGCAATATCTCCAGCTTCCCTGTCCTCCAACATCCGTTACTTTGAACCTTTATTTCCCCTACCTCATCACTGCGAAACCAGCTTTACATCTGATCCTGCAGTACCCTCACACTTCCCCTACAACCTCTCTTacttctcctcccttctcccagtgGCATCCCCGTCTCTCTCCCACaaccttttgctgttttctggcctgccaaatgcattttttcaaagCTATGTAGGTGCTGACTGGTCTGCCCAGCTGCTGTCTCTTGCGTGCCAGACATAGCAAACAATTACCTGTCATTCTTCTGCTGGTACCAAGGCCAACAAATGGCACTGGGGCTCAGCAAGGCTCCTGTAGGAACTCTGTCTCTGAATACTGAGCAAAAGTTACAGTATTTCTGTGAGACACCAGGTGGGTGCACTTGGGAACTAGTCAGGGATAACTTTGCCTTTGTTTAAAACGGAATTTCATCACTGATCAATCTCAAGAGCAAAACTTCTCTTTGGAAGCTGAACTGTTGACATGTTAGGAATCAGGTTTCTGTGTAGTGGTAAGAGAGTTAAGATGTATAAACAATCGCAGAAGAAGAGGCAGCAAAATTCTCTGTGGTATAAAGTATAAATTAGAGAAAGTAACTCACTAGCTGGCGATCTTTTGAAATTGGTAGCATTGCAATATCCCGAGCCTTCTGTTTCAGATCTTCTATTtgcattctcattttcttatgTTCCCATTCCAACAGAAATATCCCTCGAGAGAAGTCTTTACGCTCCACCATgctagcaatttttttttctccttgagcctgaaaaaaaacagattaatcaAGAGATTAATCTTAATTAACACACTCTGTGGATTATGGAATAATTATTTGCAACAACATGGGCAAGCTTCCAAAGTTATGGTATTAGTAAGGAAAATGTGCCGTACTGCAGACTCTTTCCAGACTTTGCCCAAGATGGTTATCTTTTGTGGAATTTTGTTCCCTTTTATGCTCTGTGCCACAGTCTTGgatcatagaaggagatgaagaaaattaCAACTAACCTCTCTCTCTACATCTTCCTATCTTTTATAAGAAGGCTAAGGCATCTTATCTCTACAAAATACAAGCTTGCTCTGTATAAGGTATTTTGCAGTTGTTGCTGAAGGCTTTGTGTATTAGcagtaaaaagcaaatttaCAGCTAGAATGCCTAAAGTATGATAATCAATTTCACCTTACATAAAAAGGTCTATCAGTTTGTTAAACCTTAATGTAAGCTACTGTTCAACATGACTATGTGTTTGCCTTGAGAGAATTCTAGGACTGGCACCCAGGATATTAGGATTT
It includes:
- the SFR1 gene encoding swi5-dependent recombination DNA repair protein 1 homolog isoform X2, with the protein product MLMKSSSSWKAKDKVAYTYSYKIVQPMSATLRERLRKTRRSFNANFTVAKRLKIDSEEKDCADVDKEHLPKKSVDCSRLQDGSESLEGNCTGHACFKSPSQENNLCESGDNGVRADLSPQQSLEEKVRLVKQVQEKEELLRRLKLVKMYRSKNNLSELQALIVKWRSSTQLMLYELQSAFSADGKKASLSQLIDSFGLEDQLLHYSRTEEDFVDT
- the SFR1 gene encoding swi5-dependent recombination DNA repair protein 1 homolog isoform X1, with amino-acid sequence MEEPASDKLTSLCSTPKDSGTAAPQRTGSGKQPMSATLRERLRKTRRSFNANFTVAKRLKIDSEEKDCADVDKEHLPKKSVDCSRLQDGSESLEGNCTGHACFKSPSQENNLCESGDNGVRADLSPQQSLEEKVRLVKQVQEKEELLRRLKLVKMYRSKNNLSELQALIVKWRSSTQLMLYELQSAFSADGKKASLSQLIDSFGLEDQLLHYSRTEEDFVDT